In Romboutsia lituseburensis, a genomic segment contains:
- a CDS encoding DHHW family protein: MNNNILKYITIILFFGFIFTVPIITLLTPNKKISEIENKILTPLPNLSLKNIQDKSFMNNFNKYSSDQFPWRENFIKYKNSFSYTIGSREFRCIYINNDNRYMEKFVSNNKVIDKNISQATNLSKYFYDNYKIKSTLMIIPTSIAFYKDTLPSWAISDNQKHTIDYINLKIEKLSTNSSDNEYDNFFKFYSPYTILKKYADLPIYFNTDHHWTQLGARIAYEYLYNNEVTTNSIYNGYSKVSNNFYGTYYSKAMLPNIKSDDLYAYNQFNNFKVSIDLTKNFNTLYDNDRLKGKNKYQYFLHGDPAFAVIDGNPSKSIELLVFKDSFAHSFIPFLTSNYKKIHVVDPRYYHIDVKKYLSENTNIKEALLISNIQTFNSSELYNLIKKN, from the coding sequence TTTTTACCGTGCCTATTATCACTTTACTTACGCCAAATAAGAAGATTAGTGAAATTGAAAATAAAATACTTACACCATTACCGAATTTGAGCTTAAAAAATATACAGGATAAGAGCTTTATGAATAATTTCAATAAATATAGCTCTGACCAATTTCCTTGGAGAGAAAATTTTATAAAATATAAAAATTCTTTCAGTTATACTATAGGATCTAGAGAATTTAGATGTATATATATAAACAATGATAATAGATATATGGAGAAATTTGTATCAAATAACAAGGTAATAGACAAAAATATTTCCCAGGCAACAAATTTATCTAAATATTTTTATGATAATTATAAGATAAAGTCGACACTTATGATTATACCTACATCCATTGCTTTTTATAAAGATACTCTTCCTTCTTGGGCTATAAGCGATAATCAAAAACATACTATTGATTATATAAATTTAAAGATAGAAAAACTCTCTACTAATAGTTCAGATAACGAATATGACAATTTTTTCAAATTTTATTCGCCTTATACTATCTTAAAAAAGTATGCTGATTTACCTATATATTTTAATACAGATCATCACTGGACTCAGCTAGGAGCTAGAATAGCTTATGAGTATCTATACAATAATGAAGTTACTACAAATTCAATTTATAATGGTTATAGTAAAGTCTCTAATAATTTTTATGGAACATATTACTCTAAAGCTATGCTTCCAAATATAAAAAGTGATGATTTATATGCATATAATCAATTTAATAACTTTAAGGTATCAATTGATTTGACTAAAAATTTTAATACACTTTACGATAACGACAGATTAAAAGGAAAAAATAAATATCAATATTTCTTACATGGAGATCCTGCTTTTGCTGTTATAGACGGAAATCCTAGTAAAAGCATAGAGCTTTTAGTTTTTAAGGATTCTTTTGCTCATAGCTTTATTCCTTTTTTGACTTCTAATTACAAAAAAATACATGTTGTAGATCCTAGATATTATCATATTGATGTAAAAAAATATCTCTCTGAAAATACTAATATTAAGGAAGCTTTACTAATTAGTAATATTCAAACATTTAATTCTAGTGAACTTTACAATTTAATAAAAAAAAATTAA